From the genome of Mucilaginibacter paludis DSM 18603:
AAGCCCATATCGAACACAATTTTTCAGGATATATCTTAAATAACGTCCCACTAATCCGTAAGCTAAAACTGCAGGAAATTATAGATTTGAATTATTTAACCACGCCTGTGCTTAAAAGCTATTACGAGGTTGCAGCGGGTGTGCAGTACCTCAATTTCAGGCTCACGTACGTGCAATCGTACAAAGATGGAAAGAAAAGCGAAGAAGGAATTAAAATTGGGATAATATTACCTCAAACTAAAGGTTCACGCTGATATTAGCATTCAATAACGCTATAACGTATTAAAAAAGGCTACAGATGAACGAGGGTTTGGCATGCTGCAAACCAAATTATCTATCTTGGTTTCGGTCAGGGCAGGGTCGCATGTCAGAGCCCCTTCTATTTTGTTACGATATTAATAAGTTCCAAAGTGGAATCGAATGCAACATCATCTTTTGATTTCCTACACTTGTTTCTGGCGAGATTTCCGAAGGTATGTCGTGCCCAATAAAATATAATGCTGATGCCTGTTAAACTTCTTGTATCTGCCATGCCTTTACTAAGAGCCTTATTCAGGTTAGTAATGGTGGCATACCTATCAGAAAGCATGTTCCTTTATTTGAATAAGAATGGGTGAGCTTCATCAGGTTAATTAATACTAATAAAAGCCTTATCCTGTCTTTTACCCTTGGTTTTTGACCTGTTATATTCTATCCTTCCATCTTTGATTTTATAGTTACTTAAGTATAAATCTACAGCGTTAATACCACACAGGTAAAGGAAAGCATAAACATATCCCGAGCAAGTTCAGCTCGGCTATCTTTTCAACTTGGCAATCACGATTTTTTATAACTTACTCTATTATAGAAAAATGCCCAATATGAATTCTAAATAAGTTTATTTAATTAAACATCCGATAATCATTCGGCGTAACGCCTGCTTTTTGTTTGAATAAACGGGTAAAATACTGTGTGTGTGGTGACGAATTAGAATTTTATCGAAAAAAAAGCCCTCAGGGCATAAAAAAAGCCCTTTTACTGCTGTAAAAAGGCTTTTCAGAAAAGGGTGCTTAACCGTACAAATTACATCGCGATTCATCGTTGATTTGAAGTGGCTGGCCGATTTTCCTGAAAGATTAAAGGAATATAATGAGATGGGAAAAGGTAATAATTGATCAATTTAAGACAAAATAAAAGCATGCAGGATTAGCATAACATTTATCAGTAGTAATGAACTGCAAAATTCATTACTACTGATAGTAATAATTAAAAATTGCTTCTACCTAAAAGTTGAGTGCTATAAGATGCGTATTACGTTAAAACACCGCCTTGATGACCTTATCCACCTATTAATAAGGTCGGCCGTTTTCGAATATGGCATTCGAGTTTAGTAAGGACATTAAAAGAATGTTTTTTATTATTCAATCCTCCTGACATAGGGTTGTCACTATGGCTTATTATTCTTGTGCTATCAAAAACAATAAAAAGCTATATCATGAATTTAAAGTCATTAAGAATTATTACCGGGGACATCAAACGTTTGGTGCCATTTTATGAAAGTGTTACTGGTCTGACGGCGCAATGGTTCACAGAAGATTTTGCAGAATTGGCTAACGGCACCGCTACTTTGGCCATCGGCAGTACACGTACCTTGAGTTTATTTGGCGAGGGAATTGCCGAGCCGGCCAGCAATAAAAGTGTGATCATTGAATTCCTGGTGGACAACGTAGACGAAGCTTACGAGCGGATTAAAGCCTTGGTACCTGTAGTTGTTCAAAACCCTACGACCATGCCCTGGGGAAACCGCTCGCTATTATTTCGCGATCCGGATGGTAACCTGATCAACTTTTTCACACCAGTTACGCTTGAAGCAATTCAAAAATTCAGCTGACAAATTTTGCTCGAACATAAAAATAATTGACAAGCCTTTAATTACGATAACAAAAATTAACGTAGTTTAATTTTTACGTCTTTTCAGAAGTATACCTTTTGATAGCAAAAACACGTTTAATCATCTATATGGGACTTATAAAAATTAATGGCATTCAGCTGTATGTCGAAGTCAAAGGAACCGGGTTTCCTATTATTTTAATCCATGGAAACGGCGGAGATCACCAGGCTCATTTTAAAAATATAATTGAACCACTTTCGAAAAACTTCCAAACGGTGGCATTGGATTGCCGTGGCCACGGACAGTCTGATAAGCCGGCAGCATTTACCCTCGAAGATCATGTTCAGGATATTATTGAAATCATGGATCACTTTGGCTTCGAAAAAGCGCATTTACTGGGCGTATCCATGGGCAGCTATATCGCTCAGTTGGTTGCCATCACCGCTCCGGATCGTATTGATAAACTAATACTGACGGTTACCAAATCCAATGGACTTACCTCTTCGATACTGCGTTTATTTAAAGAAAATGAAGAAGAAATTAAGGGTTTGAATATGCATGAAACCATATTGAAACTATTAAAATTTATGGTGTATGACCCCGAACTGATGAAAAACCATTTGGAGGTATTTGAAACCAAGCTAAGTGCCGAACAATTCAATGCTGCCAATAAAGCAATTGGTGCTTTCGATTTCAGGAATCAATTATCCAAGGTTATAGCAAAAACGCTAGTGATCAGCGGAAGATATGATGGCTTGAACCCTCCTGCTGACGGAAAGGAAGTGGCTTCCCTAATAAAAAATGCAACATTTGAAGAAATGCAATACTCCGGACATGCACCTATGTTCGAGGAACCGGATGCCTATATGAATATCGTTGAGGCCTTTTTATTAAAACAATAACAAACAGGCAATATTAATCTCTAAAAGTTCGTCTTCCAGTTCCATCATTAAAAATTATAATTCAAAGAGCTATTACTGATAACGTCGCGCGACAATAGCGAAGGCCAGGGCAGCCTACGTATTCTTACTGCTGCTTTGGATTCAGCCGAAAAGGAAGTTGCATATCTGAACAATAAGCAGCCAGCAGAGCGAACCCATTAATGCGACGAGTGTTCCGGAAATCAGCAAGCGTGAATTATGGTTTTGTTGTCGATGTTCTTTATCGTCAGTTGAAGCCATGAAGCGACTGTAATATGAATATCAGGGTAAATAAAATAGTGCACAACAGCAAACCGCCTTTGCTGAGCAATAAACGGTTAACCTGATCATCGTATGCTGGGTTGCAAAAGAAATGCCGGGTGTGTATTTGTTGAGTTAAAGGTTTTCTGTAGTGCCTGCGGTCAAACCGGTATACGAATAACAGGATAAGCATATCCAATACAGTTAATAGGACGATCGCGGATTGGGTAGTAGTCATGGTTTTGAATACAAAAGGCAGGCTTTTCAGGGCGCTGCCTTTTGATCGTTTTTTACAGGATAGCGATATTCGCAGCGAATTTCTTTTTTCCTCTTTGTATCGTTTGTACCAGGCTGACGATGGCGGTTTTACCTCCGGCAGAACTGTCGAATGAAAAAGCCAGGCTTTCCCCGAAGAAATCATCGGTTAGAAACTGTCCGCTGGCCTTGTCCTTTAGGCGGACAATATAGCCATAGGGTGTCCCCGAGGGGTCGTTCAGTGCCAGGATCATCGCTTTGGAAATCGTTTTCCGGTTAAGGTCGGGCATTACGCCGAGGTCGTCGATGATACCGCTGCCATCGTTATGCGCTCTGGTCAAATAACCATCCACGGTGATACCATCCGGCAGCAGTGTGGTCAGGTTATTGAAAAGCTGCATTTTGACGGAATCCACACCCACACTGGCACCCGCATCCAGGAAGGTTTTTAATCCCAGATCCTCGCTGTAGGCCAGCCTGAAATTCAATAGATTTGCGGCAGGGATCGTGACCAGTGTATCGATCAGCAGGCTGTCCGTGCCATGTTTTTTAAAGGCGAGTTTGGCTTTTACCCCCGCATCGAGTAAAAGCTTCGGGCTTAAACCGTAGGTGCCTCCTGCGATGAGGCTGTCCGGGAGTTTTTTGCCGTTGAAATAAATATCCATGACGGGGGTACCCGGCAGGTCCGCAAGTGCCGCTGTCAGGGAACCGAAGCGGTGTTCAGATTTTAGGGGTTCTCCTTTTTTACAGGAAAATATAGCGGTAGCTAACAGCAGCAGCAGTAAACGATATGGAAATGTTTTCATGTCCTTAGAAATTATAGGTAAGATTTAAACTATAGGTGCGGCCGGAGGCGGACTTGTAATTGATCTGGTCCACACCGGGTTGATAACGTAATTGTTGGCTGGTCGGTTCTTTGGTCGTCAGGCTACCCTGGTCATACACATTCTGGTAAACCACCGAGTAGCTGTTCAGCAGGTTGCTGACCGTGCCCTTGATCTCCAGTTTCTTTTGGAGCAGGTAAAAGGCTACCTGCGCGTCCAGCGCTTTTTCCGGCCGTTCAAACAGAGATTGCGAATAGTCAACGGTTGGGCGGATCAGGCGGTTGGATACATAATTATAGCTCATGCTGAGCCTTACCGGTTTGGTATCATAATAAAGGCCGGCGTTGTACATTAGGTTGCTGGCCCCGGTTTGCACACGCTTTTCCGGTGCACCGGCCTTCTCTTCCACTACCACCTTGCCGGGTTGAGCGGGATCGGTAGCACCGATGGCCAGGGTCATAGGCGTTACGGTACTGGTCAGCGCGGTGAAATTGCCGTATAAGGTCAGTTGTTTTAATACGGGTATGCCGGTAAACGCGAACGATTTGCGGAA
Proteins encoded in this window:
- a CDS encoding alpha/beta fold hydrolase — translated: MGLIKINGIQLYVEVKGTGFPIILIHGNGGDHQAHFKNIIEPLSKNFQTVALDCRGHGQSDKPAAFTLEDHVQDIIEIMDHFGFEKAHLLGVSMGSYIAQLVAITAPDRIDKLILTVTKSNGLTSSILRLFKENEEEIKGLNMHETILKLLKFMVYDPELMKNHLEVFETKLSAEQFNAANKAIGAFDFRNQLSKVIAKTLVISGRYDGLNPPADGKEVASLIKNATFEEMQYSGHAPMFEEPDAYMNIVEAFLLKQ
- a CDS encoding VOC family protein — encoded protein: MNLKSLRIITGDIKRLVPFYESVTGLTAQWFTEDFAELANGTATLAIGSTRTLSLFGEGIAEPASNKSVIIEFLVDNVDEAYERIKALVPVVVQNPTTMPWGNRSLLFRDPDGNLINFFTPVTLEAIQKFS